The following are encoded together in the Actinoplanes sp. N902-109 genome:
- a CDS encoding NAD-dependent epimerase/dehydratase family protein: MAVALVTGSGGLIGSEAVRHFAGLGLDVVGIDNDMRQEFFGAEASTAWNVQRLTAELGTAYEHHGVDIRDRDAVAKIFKRYGSDIAVVIHTAAQPSHDWAVRDPFTDFDVNAGGTLTMLQNTRDHCIEAPFLHCSTNKVYGDTPNRLPLVEQETRWELDPAHPYYDGITEDMSIDQCLHSVFGASKVAADVMAQEYGRYFGMKTAIFRGGTLTGPAHSATELHGFLGYVMRANMERRTYRIFGYKGKQVRDAIHSHDVLSAFEAFFRNPGSAKVYNLGGGRHSNVSNLEAFALAEKISGTEMITEYVEDNRIGDHQWWIGSMAAFQADYPEWKQVYDVPMIMQEIHDANVGKWVPSA, encoded by the coding sequence GTGGCCGTTGCTCTGGTAACTGGATCAGGTGGTCTCATCGGGTCGGAGGCGGTCCGGCACTTCGCCGGGCTGGGGCTGGATGTCGTGGGCATCGACAACGACATGCGGCAGGAATTCTTCGGGGCGGAGGCCTCGACCGCGTGGAACGTGCAGCGGCTGACGGCTGAGCTCGGGACGGCGTACGAGCATCACGGGGTCGACATCCGCGACCGGGACGCGGTGGCGAAGATCTTCAAGCGCTACGGCTCGGACATCGCTGTGGTCATTCACACTGCCGCGCAGCCGTCGCACGACTGGGCCGTGCGTGACCCGTTCACCGACTTCGACGTGAATGCCGGCGGCACGCTCACGATGCTGCAGAACACCCGCGACCACTGCATCGAGGCGCCGTTCCTGCACTGCTCGACCAACAAGGTGTACGGCGACACCCCCAACCGCCTGCCGTTGGTGGAGCAGGAGACGCGCTGGGAGCTCGACCCGGCGCACCCGTACTACGACGGCATCACCGAGGACATGTCGATCGACCAGTGCCTGCACTCGGTCTTCGGGGCGTCCAAGGTCGCCGCCGACGTCATGGCGCAGGAGTACGGCCGCTACTTCGGCATGAAGACCGCGATCTTCCGCGGCGGCACGCTCACCGGTCCGGCGCATTCCGCGACCGAGCTGCACGGTTTCCTCGGGTACGTGATGCGCGCCAACATGGAACGGCGCACCTACCGGATCTTCGGCTACAAGGGCAAGCAGGTCCGCGACGCGATTCACAGCCACGACGTGCTCAGCGCGTTCGAGGCGTTCTTCCGCAACCCGGGCTCGGCCAAGGTCTACAACCTGGGTGGCGGCCGGCACTCCAACGTCTCCAACCTGGAGGCGTTCGCGCTCGCCGAGAAGATCAGCGGCACCGAGATGATCACCGAATACGTCGAGGACAACCGGATCGGCGACCACCAGTGGTGGATCGGCTCGATGGCCGCGTTCCAGGCCGACTACCCGGAGTGGAAGCAGGTCTACGACGTTCCCATGATCATGCAGGAGATTCACGACGCGAACGTCGGCAAGTGGGTGCCGTCGGCATGA
- a CDS encoding DUF3662 and FHA domain-containing protein: protein MSSEPEEEPVSVLQRFEKRLEGLVEGAFAKVFKGVVHPVEILNAMQREAEAHKAILAGGRTLVPNRYVIDLSPYDHSRLAPYAAALAQELAQSQAEFIGEQAWTVYGDVIVEIERGDGLDTGMFRVTAEVYTGGEVAPVQQPAYDSQPAYSPYDQGGYQQHGHNGRSVGLVSGDGRTYPLQMGSTVIGRGDQANLRLPDVGISRRHARLDYDGSQVVLTDLGSTNGTMVNGQRVSAVALNPGDMIQLGTTTLTFRVDG from the coding sequence ATGTCCTCGGAACCCGAGGAGGAGCCGGTGAGCGTGCTGCAGCGCTTTGAAAAGCGATTGGAAGGCCTGGTCGAGGGGGCCTTCGCCAAGGTGTTCAAGGGTGTCGTGCACCCGGTTGAGATTCTGAATGCCATGCAGCGGGAGGCCGAGGCACACAAGGCTATCCTCGCCGGTGGCCGGACTCTCGTGCCGAACCGCTACGTGATCGATCTCTCGCCGTATGACCACAGCAGGCTGGCGCCGTACGCCGCCGCGCTGGCCCAGGAGCTGGCCCAGTCGCAGGCGGAGTTCATCGGTGAGCAGGCCTGGACGGTCTACGGCGACGTGATCGTGGAGATCGAGCGCGGCGATGGGCTCGACACGGGGATGTTCCGGGTCACTGCCGAGGTCTACACCGGTGGCGAGGTCGCCCCGGTGCAGCAACCGGCATATGACTCGCAGCCCGCGTATTCGCCCTACGACCAGGGTGGCTATCAACAGCACGGGCACAACGGGCGCAGTGTGGGCCTGGTGTCCGGCGACGGGCGCACCTACCCGCTGCAGATGGGCTCGACCGTGATCGGCCGGGGTGACCAGGCGAATCTCCGCCTGCCTGATGTCGGCATCTCACGGCGGCACGCCCGTCTCGACTACGACGGCAGCCAGGTTGTGCTGACGGATCTGGGGTCCACGAACGGCACCATGGTCAACGGCCAGCGGGTGTCGGCCGTGGCGCTCAACCCGGGCGACATGATCCAGCTCGGCACCACCACGCTGACGTTCCGAGTGGACGGCTAG